A genomic segment from Nicotiana tabacum cultivar K326 chromosome 7, ASM71507v2, whole genome shotgun sequence encodes:
- the LOC107766660 gene encoding uncharacterized protein LOC107766660 produces the protein MAATTVATAAGAVVLLYYVLSRRLTTAKEGEEEESGDYSKAASRSVKRRLSRRPAQAPATWLETISTLCETLRFTYSETLGKWPIGDLAFGINYLIRRQGNAPVASVYAGESCVQLKGAEIIAQLYHYLRLVTLCMLFSKKPFPVFLESAGYSQEDVLLQKPKAGLLKPAFTIIRDRNLKCFLLLIRGTHSIKDTLTAATGAVVPFHHSVLDDGGISSLVLGYAHCGMVAAARWIAKLSMPFLVKALDENPEYDIKIVGHSLGGGTAALLTYILREQKELSSSTCVTFAPAACMTWELAESGKHFITTIINGSDLVPTFSTASIDVLRSEVTASSWVNDLRDQVERNRVLKVIYRSATALGSRLPSIAVAKARVAGAGALLRPVSSSTQVVMKRAQDVAHAVVKTRSSLSSWTCMGMRRRVVSPSANSKPDEFSDAPLIAPRTCETFVSEVVSSVPDGNKVEYCSSSSGSGQDETDEEEDAAGVDKAIGTSTIEDITEGELWYELERELQRQELEADVRDQEAAAAAEEIAEEEKVLADAAENQTPISPSDMSDNHHFYPPGRIMHMVSIPSSETSDLEHACPTEDNVGIYETPRELYSKLRLSKTMINDHYMPMYKKMMELLIRELEDELDCDCES, from the exons ATGGCCGCGACGACGGTGGCTACGGCGGCGGGGGCGGTGGTTTTGTTGTACTATGTGCTGAGTCGCCGATTAACAACGGCGAAGGAAGGAGAGGAGGAAGAAAGTGGAGATTACTCGAAAGCAGCAAGCAGATCTGTGAAGCGGAGATTATCACGGAGGCCAGCTCAAGCTCCGGCCACGTGGCTCGAAACAATTTCAACGTTGTGTGAAACTCTTCGGTTTACATATTCGGAAACACTTGGGAAATGGCCTATCGGTGACTTGGCTTTTGGGATCAATTACCTTATCCGAAGACAG GGAAATGCACCAGTTGCAAGTGTATATGCTGGGGAAAGCTGTGTGCAACTAAAGGGTGCTGAGATTATTGCTCAGTTGTATCATTACTTAAGGTTGGTGACACTCTGTATGCTTTTTTCAAAGAAGCCATTTCCTGTGTTTTTGGAGTCTGCTGGCTACTCTCAAGAAGATGTCCTCCTTCAGAAACCTAAAGCGGGA CTTCTTAAGCCCGCCTTTACAATTATAAGAGACAGAAATTTAAAATGTTTCCTTCTTCTAATTCGGGGCACTCATAGCATCAAAGATACCCTGACTGCAGCAACAGGTGCTGTTGTACCTTTCCACCATTCAGTTTTAGATGATGGTGGGATTAGCAGTCTTGTTTTGGGATACGCTCATTGTGGGATGGTTGCTGCTGCTAGGTGGATTGCCAAGCTTAGTATGCCTTTCTTGGTCAAGGCTCTTGACGAAAATCCTGAGTATGACATAAAG ATTGTTGGGCATTCACTTGGTGGTGGTACTGCTGCACTTCTGACCTATATCCTTCGTGAGCAAAAAGAACTTTCGTCAAGCACCTGTGTCACTTTTGCACCAG CTGCTTGTATGACGTGGGAGTTGGCGGAGTCAGGAAAGCACTTTATCACTACAATAATTAATGGTTCTGATCTGGTGCCAACTTTCTCAACCGCTTCTATAGATGTTCTTCGTTCTGAG GTGACTGCGTCATCCTGGGTGAATGATCTACGTGACCAAGTTGAGCGCAATAGGGTTTTGAAGGTTATTTATCGATCTGCCACTGCTCTTGGTTCTCGTCTACCTTCTATCGCTGTAGCAAAAGCAAGGGTTGCTGGTGCAGGTGCACTTCTCCGTCCTGTCTCAAGCAGTACTCAG GTGGTGATGAAGCGGGCACAAGATGTTGCCCACGCAGTTGTCAAGACACGCTCCTCTTTATCATCATGGACCTGTATGGGCATGCGTCGTCGTGTTGTGTCCCCATCGGCAAACTCCAAACCAGATGAATTCTCTGACGCACCCCTTATAGCTCCAAGAACATGTGAAACGTTTGTGAGTGAAGTGGTAAGCAGTGTTCCTGATGGGAACAAAGTCGAATATTGTTCTTCGAGCAGTGGATCTGGACAAGATGAAACCGATGAAGAGGAAGATGCTGCTGGAGTGGATAAAGCAATTGGTACTTCCACCATAGAAGATATCACCGAAGGTGAATTGTGGTATGAATTGGAGAGGGAGCTGCAAAGGCAGGAGCTTGAAGCTGATGTCCGTGATCAAGAAGCAGCTGCTGCAGCAGAAGAAATTGCTGAAGAGGAGAAAGTGCTGGCTGATGCAgctgaaaaccaaacaccaatatCTCCATCAGATATGTCAGATAACCACCATTTTTACCCTCCTGGAAGAATAATGCATATGGTTTCTATACCATCATCGGAGACGAGTGATCTGGAACATGCTTGTCCAACTGAAGACAATGTTGGGATATATGAGACCCCTAGAGAATTGTATAGTAAGCTTCGTTTGTCAAAGACAATGATAAACGATCATTATATGCCAATGTATAAGAAGATGATGGAATTATTGATTAGGGAGCTAGAAGATGAATTAGACTGTGATTGTGAATCGTGA
- the LOC107766661 gene encoding uncharacterized protein LOC107766661, translating into MAKVLECGYYWPLIYQDANLMVKACDQCQRQGSIFRRHEMPMNFVMEVEAVALPNNEAKSVTAFLKKNIFTRFGTPRAILSDGGSHFCNKAFARLLDKYGVMKKVATPYHPQLSVQVEVSNREIKNNIAKTGNANRTDWSRKLDDALWAYQTAFKTPIGTSSY; encoded by the exons ATGGCAAAAGTGCTTGAATGTGGCTATTATTGGCCATTGATCTACCAAGACGCAAACCTAATGGTCAAAGCATGTGATCAATGTCAAAGACAGGGGTCAATTTTTAGAagacatgagatgcctatgaatTTTGTGATGGAG GTCGAAGCAGTTGCCTTGCCAAACAATGAGGCAAAGAGTGTAACCGCCTTCTTGAAAAAGAACATATTTACTCGGTTTGGAACCCCAAGAGCCATCCTTAGTGATGGTggttctcacttttgcaacaaagcttttgcaAGGTTGCTAGATAAATATGGAGTTATGAAAAAAGTggccactccttatcatcctcaattAAGtgttcaagttgaagtctccaaccgagaGATCAAAAATAATATAGCAAAAACTGGTAATGCGAACAGGACCGATTGGTCAAgaaagctagatgatgcattgtgggcttaTCAAACTGCATTTAAGACACCTATTGGCACATCATCCTACTAG